From the Chitinophaga lutea genome, one window contains:
- a CDS encoding DUF1643 domain-containing protein — MRKGAKISTCGQFRYQLWRIWDETKPLVLFIMLNPSTADSDQDDPTIRRLIGFCHRWGAGGFFVGNLNPYRTSSPSELMKFLETGCTQGERIEMAVRNQNEVKHMAANVAFCVAAWGAHIYSSASKEPLEYKTILGDVPFYCLGLTKGGYPRHPLYLPYSAQLLTWPDSQPIEKP, encoded by the coding sequence ATGAGGAAAGGAGCAAAAATATCAACCTGCGGACAGTTCCGTTACCAGCTGTGGCGCATATGGGATGAAACAAAGCCGCTGGTACTTTTCATTATGCTGAACCCAAGTACAGCGGATTCTGATCAGGACGACCCAACAATACGCCGCCTGATTGGGTTTTGCCATCGGTGGGGCGCAGGTGGGTTCTTCGTAGGAAATTTAAATCCATACCGGACATCCTCTCCGTCAGAACTCATGAAGTTTCTTGAAACAGGATGCACGCAGGGTGAACGGATAGAAATGGCTGTCCGAAATCAGAATGAAGTAAAACACATGGCGGCCAACGTGGCATTCTGCGTTGCAGCCTGGGGCGCTCACATCTATTCGTCAGCAAGCAAAGAGCCATTGGAATACAAAACCATCCTAGGGGATGTCCCGTTTTACTGTTTAGGACTGACCAAAGGTGGTTATCCCAGGCACCCACTTTACCTGCCTTATAGTGCCCAGTTACTCACCTGGCCTGATAGCCAACCAATCGAAAAGCCATGA
- a CDS encoding ASCH domain-containing protein: MKAISIQQPWASLIITGAKRVETRSWATRYRGPILIHSSAGMPKLNRELCATEPFLSYGKHIGIFHHGSILGRAVLKDVVPVEKLVQEFDQYPGMYGTHELKFGDYTPGRFGWVLGDVEEFAAPIPAKGQLGIWNYRGGIPSRQWASLSDRELDAEICEKLLGWVEWQTPADGSGDPDTRSMILIESKESLERLFKSGFTLPPKGKIARSFLCPQHSRDLESALWFARKVGLQLCTPLPRPRQIVELAFAYGLKHKSNTI; this comes from the coding sequence ATGAAAGCCATCTCCATTCAACAGCCCTGGGCTTCCCTGATCATTACAGGGGCGAAAAGAGTAGAAACCCGCTCCTGGGCAACCAGATACCGCGGCCCAATCCTGATCCACTCTAGCGCCGGCATGCCGAAATTGAACCGGGAATTGTGTGCTACGGAGCCATTTCTTTCATACGGTAAGCACATCGGCATTTTCCACCATGGCTCGATTCTGGGCCGCGCGGTATTGAAAGATGTAGTACCTGTGGAGAAGCTGGTACAAGAGTTTGACCAATACCCCGGCATGTACGGCACCCATGAGCTGAAGTTCGGGGATTATACCCCTGGGCGGTTCGGTTGGGTACTGGGCGATGTTGAAGAATTCGCCGCGCCGATTCCCGCCAAGGGGCAGCTGGGTATATGGAATTACAGAGGGGGGATTCCTTCGCGCCAGTGGGCCTCACTTTCCGACCGGGAGCTGGACGCCGAGATCTGCGAAAAGCTACTCGGCTGGGTAGAATGGCAGACGCCAGCCGACGGCAGTGGCGACCCAGATACAAGAAGCATGATTCTGATTGAGAGCAAAGAGAGCCTGGAAAGGTTATTCAAATCAGGGTTTACACTTCCCCCTAAAGGAAAGATAGCGCGCTCGTTCCTGTGCCCACAGCATAGCCGCGATCTGGAATCGGCGCTTTGGTTCGCCCGCAAGGTAGGACTGCAGCTCTGCACACCACTGCCGCGGCCTCGGCAGATTGTGGAATTGGCTTTCGCGTACGGCCTGAAGCACAAAAGCAATACAATCTAA